A part of Leishmania panamensis strain MHOM/PA/94/PSC-1 chromosome 34 sequence genomic DNA contains:
- a CDS encoding hypothetical protein (TriTrypDB/GeneDB-style sysID: LpmP.34.0850), with the protein MDASVDVAARPVDHANSNRSSSFTLSLCLNQYLQWLGQLHSTIGTVSDYAYILGRLLRQGGFPLRQRTGVVPTATDARLRAAVCELLIGDVAVQSVRPPEAIWVTSARTTRSGYTAANFSSAASSPPLVHPEAPFCPCRAYFEEHKRGSGGRFLSLRRRSSQAKDNDKESHTGHAVTISSASGSNDESDNRAVHLSAAVPNFPASSKNAVRGVNNLGSRDRFSSRDVVTSGKIRVGSRPSDALSQPILLLPVAVVTPSSTASAEFGNDALQANSGRDAQCRKCVSPENSDFSPPSPIRTFPRARWR; encoded by the coding sequence ATGGACGCCTCTGTGGATGTCGCTGCCCGGCCAGTCGACCATGCGAATTcaaaccgcagcagcagctttacactctctctctgcctaaACCAATACCTGCAGTGGCTCGGGCAGCTCCACAGCACTATCGGCACCGTCAGCGACTATGCCTACATACTcggccgccttcttcgccaaGGCGGATTTCCGCTTCGTCAGCGTACTGGCGTCGTACCCACTGCGACGGATGCACGATTGCGCGCCGCCGTTTGCGAACTACTCATCGGAGACGTCGCGGTACAGTCGGTGCGCCCGCCGGAAGCTATATGGGTGACATCAGCAAGAACGACCAGGAGCGGGTATACCGCAGCAAATTTCAGTAGTGCTGCCTCGTCACCGCCGTTGGTGCACCCTGAGGCCCCTTTCTGCCCTTGTCGCGCCTACTTCGAAGAGCATAAGCGAGGGTCGGGGGGtcgctttctttcgctcAGGCGGCGAAGCAGCCAAGCAAAAGACAATGACAAGGAAAGCCACACTGGTCACGCGGTAACCATCAGCAGTGCCAGTGGCAGCAATGACGAGAGCGACAATCGTGCAGTGCACCTTAGTGCAGCTGTTCCTAATTTCCCCGCTAGTTCGAAGAACGCCGTACGCGGTGTTAACAACCTCGGCAGCAGGGACCGCTTCAGTTCTCGAGATGTCGTGACTTCGGGGAAGATACGTGTCGGCTCGCGCCCCTCAGATGCCCTGTCCCAGCCgattcttctcctccctgtcGCTGTGGTCACGCCGTCGTCCACCGCCTCGGCTGAGTTTGGCAACGATGCTCTACAAGCGAATTCCGGCAGGGACGCACAATGCCGTAAGTGTGTTAGCCCTGAAAACAGCGacttctctccaccttcgCCTATTCGGACCTTTCCCCGTGCCCGTTGGCGCTga
- a CDS encoding hypothetical protein (TriTrypDB/GeneDB-style sysID: LpmP.34.0860) produces MHKVSRVMTAAAAAPTVGTRPGWQALQQTRHSVQGSFMLSPLPSSSPLLRLSTSHLMTTTIFPWVQRYPHSLAIAVRLHAAPSGEAVVTSTSASASSPRTSSSSGNLGSDNGMCIDPRRLPNTIPGITQEELAARITQYHAQQAKLAREISAKALAHDVELMRRSMTPNSFAEYMVRLEKEQQAAVKEEAKMAAMSPVELHQYRQKKRRQAVRYEWYKTFLLLSSLAGSTVFLFSLFIFFK; encoded by the coding sequence ATGCACAAGGTAAGCCGTGTAAtgactgccgcagcggctgccccCACCGTTGGCACTCGCCCAGGATGGCAGGCTCTACAACAGACACGCCACAGTGTTCAGGGATCGTTTATGCTCTCCCCTttgccgtcctcctcgccactgctgcgcctctccaCTTCGCATCTGATGACCACAACTATCTTTCCGTGGGTGCAACGCTACCCACACTCTCTCGCGATAGCGGTGCGTCTTCACGCTGCGCCGAGTGGCGAGGCCGTAGTAACCTCCACCAGCGCATCTGCATCTTCACCCAGAACTTCGTCCTCCAGTGGCAACCTCGGCAGCGACAATGGCATGTGCATTGACCCACGCCGCCTCCCAAACACCATTCCTGGCATTACGCAGGAAGAGCTGGCGGCGCGTATCACGCAATATCACGCACAACAAGCAAAACTGGCGCGAGAGATATCGGCCAAAGCGCTAGCGCATGATGTGGAACTCATGCGTCGCTCGATGACACCGAACTCCTTTGCCGAGTACATGGTGCGTCTGgaaaaggagcagcaggcagctgtgaaagaggaggcgaagatGGCTGCCATGTCCCCAGTTGAGCTACACCAGTACCGCCAGAAGAAGCGCCGGCAGGCTGTCCGGTACGAGTGGTACAAAACATTCTTGTTACTTTCTTCACTTGCTGGCAGCaccgtcttcctcttttctttgttcaTCTTCTTCAAGTAA